A portion of the Pseudomonas protegens CHA0 genome contains these proteins:
- a CDS encoding alpha/beta hydrolase → MNHYPLSAELTAFVQRTLSYTSVDSSFQGLRDSYERMCRAFTPPRPAGLAVQELQLSGVPLRLYHPERPAAPSGWPWLLYLHGGGWVLGGLDSHEFITARLASELGILVIAVDYRLAPEHPFPAAFDDCLGVWRALEQGLLPLPLDPQRRVLMGDSAGGNLAAALCLALRDAGEPGPAAQVLLYPGLGGAANLPSRSQCADAPLLSSSDLDCFQALYLPGPQQRSAYARPLLAQQFAGLPAAFIALAQFDPLRDDGERYHQHLLAAGGQSQLYPGLGLVHGCLRARGLAPEVDALYSALLAYLEQHLGRP, encoded by the coding sequence ATGAACCATTACCCGCTTTCTGCCGAGCTGACGGCCTTTGTCCAGCGAACCCTGAGCTACACCAGCGTCGACAGCAGCTTCCAGGGCCTGCGCGACAGCTACGAGCGCATGTGCCGGGCCTTCACCCCGCCTCGCCCGGCCGGGCTGGCGGTACAGGAGCTGCAACTTTCCGGGGTGCCACTGCGCCTGTATCACCCCGAGCGCCCCGCTGCGCCTTCGGGCTGGCCCTGGCTGTTGTACCTGCACGGCGGCGGCTGGGTGCTGGGGGGCCTGGACTCCCACGAGTTCATCACCGCCCGCTTGGCCAGCGAGCTGGGAATACTGGTGATCGCCGTGGACTACCGGCTGGCCCCGGAGCACCCGTTCCCCGCCGCCTTCGACGATTGCCTGGGGGTCTGGCGGGCCCTGGAACAAGGGCTGCTGCCCCTGCCACTGGACCCGCAGCGCCGGGTGCTGATGGGCGACAGCGCCGGCGGCAACCTGGCGGCGGCGCTGTGCCTGGCCCTGCGCGATGCCGGCGAACCCGGGCCGGCGGCCCAGGTGCTGCTCTACCCCGGCCTGGGTGGCGCCGCCAACCTGCCCTCGCGCAGCCAGTGCGCCGACGCGCCCTTGCTCAGCAGCAGCGACCTGGACTGTTTCCAGGCCCTGTACCTGCCCGGCCCGCAGCAGCGCTCGGCCTATGCCCGGCCGCTACTGGCGCAACAGTTCGCCGGCCTGCCCGCGGCCTTTATCGCCCTGGCACAGTTCGACCCGCTGCGCGATGACGGCGAGCGTTATCACCAGCACTTGCTCGCAGCCGGTGGGCAAAGCCAGCTGTACCCGGGCCTGGGGCTGGTGCACGGCTGCCTGCGTGCCAGGGGCCTGGCCCCTGAAGTGGATGCCCTGTACAGCGCCCTGCTGGCCTACCTGGAACAGCACCTGGGCCGCCCCTGA
- a CDS encoding choline ABC transporter substrate-binding protein produces MKTPFKRCFLACCASALLSAPTWAAEPAACKTVRMGVVNWTDVIATSAMADVLLGGLGYDSKQTSAVQQIIFAGIRDRRLDIFLGYWKPAMDQNIAPFLAAGQVRVMAQPSLADAQATLAVPDYVAQAGLKTFADIARFKEQLGGKIYGIEPGSGANTTIKTMIDTDHFGLKGFKLIESGEAGMLAAVQRAINRKEFVVFVGWTPHPMNINLPITYLTGSEDVYGPNEGAATVSTVTAPDYAERCPNVDRLLKNLSFTAAQESQLMVPIMQRQSPQEVARQWLREHPEDLQRWLAGVTTFDGRDGVAAVKASL; encoded by the coding sequence ATGAAAACACCGTTCAAGCGTTGTTTCCTGGCCTGTTGCGCCAGCGCCCTGCTGAGTGCCCCGACCTGGGCCGCCGAGCCCGCCGCCTGCAAGACCGTGCGCATGGGCGTGGTCAACTGGACCGACGTGATTGCCACCAGCGCCATGGCCGACGTGCTGCTCGGCGGCCTGGGCTACGACAGCAAGCAGACCAGCGCGGTGCAGCAGATCATCTTCGCCGGCATTCGCGACCGGCGCCTGGACATCTTCCTCGGCTACTGGAAACCGGCCATGGACCAGAACATCGCGCCCTTCCTGGCCGCCGGGCAGGTCAGGGTCATGGCCCAGCCCAGCCTGGCCGATGCCCAGGCGACCCTGGCAGTGCCGGACTACGTGGCGCAAGCGGGCCTGAAGACCTTCGCCGACATCGCCCGCTTCAAGGAGCAGCTGGGGGGCAAGATCTACGGCATCGAACCCGGCAGCGGCGCCAATACCACGATCAAGACCATGATCGACACCGACCATTTCGGCCTCAAGGGCTTCAAGCTGATCGAGTCCGGCGAGGCCGGGATGCTGGCGGCAGTGCAGCGGGCGATCAACCGCAAGGAGTTCGTGGTGTTCGTCGGCTGGACCCCGCACCCGATGAACATCAACCTTCCCATCACCTACCTCACCGGCAGCGAAGACGTGTACGGGCCCAACGAAGGCGCGGCCACGGTGTCCACGGTGACCGCCCCGGACTATGCCGAGCGCTGCCCCAACGTCGACCGGCTGCTGAAGAACCTGAGCTTCACCGCAGCCCAGGAAAGCCAGCTGATGGTGCCCATCATGCAGCGCCAATCGCCCCAGGAGGTGGCCCGGCAATGGTTGCGCGAGCATCCCGAGGACCTGCAGCGCTGGCTGGCGGGGGTGACCACCTTCGACGGCCGCGATGGCGTGGCAGCGGTCAAAGCGAGCCTGTAG
- a CDS encoding LysE family translocator encodes MPLSLSTLLPFVLFAFVASITPGPTNILVLNNSARHGLRAAPPIILGAALAAAGIVLLVGAGLGDWLAGRPKVQQAMQWLGLLWLSYLAWQIWQAPASALDASAGQPRRLGLAGAAALQLVNPKTWMMALAVVSVFAGTEADRQWRALWLSLVFFLIALPCLGAWALLGAGSARWLRSPQALKAFNRGMALLLLASTWMSLWA; translated from the coding sequence ATGCCCCTGTCTCTCTCGACCCTGCTGCCCTTTGTGCTGTTTGCCTTTGTCGCCTCCATCACCCCGGGGCCGACCAATATCCTGGTGCTGAACAACAGCGCCCGCCATGGCCTGCGGGCGGCGCCGCCGATCATCCTCGGCGCAGCGCTGGCCGCGGCCGGGATCGTGCTGCTGGTGGGCGCCGGCCTGGGCGACTGGCTCGCCGGCAGGCCCAAGGTGCAGCAGGCCATGCAGTGGCTCGGGCTGCTGTGGCTCAGCTACCTGGCCTGGCAGATCTGGCAGGCCCCGGCCAGCGCCCTGGATGCCAGTGCCGGGCAGCCGCGCCGCCTGGGGTTGGCCGGCGCCGCCGCGTTGCAACTGGTGAACCCCAAGACCTGGATGATGGCCCTGGCGGTGGTCAGCGTGTTCGCCGGTACCGAGGCCGACCGACAGTGGCGGGCGCTGTGGCTGTCCCTGGTGTTTTTCCTCATCGCCCTGCCGTGCCTGGGCGCCTGGGCACTGCTGGGGGCCGGTTCGGCGCGCTGGCTACGCTCGCCCCAGGCGCTGAAGGCATTCAATCGGGGCATGGCCCTGCTGTTGCTGGCATCCACCTGGATGAGCCTGTGGGCCTGA
- a CDS encoding AraC family transcriptional regulator produces the protein MTTPNWIDLAQDADTGIETLRAHFTGHAYDPHWHDSYLVGVTEQGVQQFNCRRARHQSTPGKVFLLEPGEIHDGEAPTEGGFTYRMLYLDPQWLERELGALFAEAPANAQLAFGSTLASDPRLARATSAAFHSLHHGELRIVRQSALDQLLEQLTGHLHWRRRYAQDPRLPLVAQRARDYLHAHLAQDLSLEALSQACGVDRFRLSRAFKAAFGLPPHAYLVQLRLSRARRLLAGGAAPAEVATALGFADQSHLGRWFMRAYGLSPALYRKRCTKLPDA, from the coding sequence ATGACCACGCCCAACTGGATCGACCTGGCCCAGGATGCCGACACCGGCATTGAGACCCTGCGGGCCCACTTCACCGGCCACGCCTATGACCCGCACTGGCACGACAGCTACCTGGTGGGCGTCACCGAGCAAGGGGTGCAGCAGTTCAACTGCCGCCGGGCCCGGCACCAGAGCACACCGGGCAAGGTGTTCCTGCTGGAACCGGGGGAGATCCACGACGGCGAGGCCCCCACCGAGGGCGGCTTTACCTACCGCATGCTGTACCTCGACCCGCAGTGGCTGGAGCGCGAACTGGGGGCGCTGTTCGCCGAGGCGCCGGCCAATGCCCAACTGGCATTCGGCAGTACCCTGGCCAGCGATCCGCGCCTGGCCCGGGCCACCAGCGCGGCCTTTCACAGCCTGCACCATGGCGAGTTGCGCATCGTCCGCCAGAGCGCCCTGGACCAGTTGCTGGAACAACTGACCGGGCACTTGCACTGGCGCCGGCGCTACGCCCAGGACCCGCGCCTGCCGCTGGTGGCGCAACGGGCCCGGGACTACCTGCATGCGCACCTGGCCCAGGACCTGAGCCTGGAAGCCCTGAGCCAGGCCTGCGGGGTCGACCGCTTTCGCCTCAGCCGCGCCTTCAAGGCCGCCTTCGGCCTGCCACCCCATGCCTACCTGGTGCAACTGCGCCTGAGCCGGGCACGCCGCCTGCTGGCCGGAGGCGCAGCGCCGGCCGAGGTCGCCACGGCCCTGGGCTTTGCCGACCAGAGCCACCTGGGGCGCTGGTTCATGCGTGCCTACGGGCTGAGCCCGGCGTTGTATCGCAAGCGCTGCACAAAGCTTCCAGACGCCTGA
- a CDS encoding DUF1345 domain-containing protein: protein MSVVIRTHPRLTIGVLIGCAIGLLAPAQTLTGKILIGWNAAVWSYLALMFWLTVRARADEVRRIAEAEDENAGLVLLIVCVAAIASLVAITLELVGSKDLDSTQRLVHYGFTGLTVIGSWLLVGVIFSLHYARLYYTWDGKEPALRFAEGPTNPDYWDFLYFSFTIGVAVQTSDVGVATRELRKIVLAQSLIGFLFNTAILGFSINIAAGLFS, encoded by the coding sequence ATGTCCGTCGTCATCCGCACCCACCCCCGCTTGACCATCGGCGTCCTGATCGGCTGCGCCATTGGTCTGCTCGCTCCTGCCCAGACCCTGACCGGCAAGATCCTCATTGGCTGGAACGCCGCTGTCTGGAGCTACCTGGCACTGATGTTCTGGCTCACCGTTCGGGCTCGCGCCGATGAGGTCAGGCGTATCGCCGAAGCCGAGGATGAAAACGCCGGCCTGGTGCTGTTGATCGTCTGTGTGGCGGCCATTGCCAGCCTGGTGGCGATCACCCTGGAGCTGGTGGGCAGCAAGGACCTGGACAGCACCCAGCGCCTGGTCCACTACGGCTTCACCGGGCTGACGGTGATCGGCTCGTGGCTGCTGGTGGGGGTGATCTTCAGCCTGCACTACGCGCGCCTGTACTACACCTGGGACGGCAAGGAACCGGCGCTGCGCTTTGCCGAAGGCCCGACCAACCCGGACTACTGGGACTTCCTGTATTTCTCCTTCACCATCGGCGTGGCGGTGCAAACCTCGGACGTCGGCGTGGCCACCCGCGAGCTGCGCAAGATCGTCCTCGCCCAGTCGCTGATCGGTTTTCTGTTCAACACCGCAATCCTCGGTTTCTCGATCAATATCGCCGCCGGGCTGTTCAGTTGA
- a CDS encoding HAF repeat-containing protein: MKSPFATAALTLIYGMIYSAQSCADLTIDLSSLGADGSVAYGVSADGHFIVGTAFANGNQYAFKYSDATGMVNLGTLGGVQSYAKAASADGKVVVGFAGVSSNNPHAFKHTDATGMIDLGTLGGLTSQATGVSADGSVVVGDSTTTNGDYRAFKHTDAMGMIDLGTLDAGNSGYSFATAVSADGSIVVGYADIDASTDTQHAFKHTDANGMIDLGTLGGQTSQAFGISADGHVVVGMAQTAIGGTQAFKHTDAAGMVGLDSWGGDSFAYGTSSDGSVIVGVAATATGYVHAFRHTDASGMVDLGTLGGETSAATGVSADGNVVVGLSLTGEGAMHAALWKITETGSHLVDLDNTRTAMAKNADRAWGMLDLRSEQLARLMSQECQIDSGSFCIGVGPSYSRNSVARQTSMSLTLGVRPTEHLRLGVTLDQDLDRQLPDNYAKAGSAAPAVALFAAVDETGHGLGWQGRVAAAYVSSKVDITREQLAYTEAGQGRSSLRGKSLSIEGAYGVMLNAMTLTPYLGLSQTQVSRQGYRENSGAVFAASYAKMGRTTTSLNLGVRGAKKLTRQLELSANLELTQDLRNKRDAFQAQMEYLGRYTYQAGKQHDARLGAGTGVSYALNEHSAVHTGVFWAQQPGGSDVTGIQTAFTYQF; the protein is encoded by the coding sequence TTGAAATCGCCTTTTGCAACAGCCGCATTAACACTGATCTATGGAATGATTTATTCAGCACAGTCTTGTGCCGACCTTACTATCGACCTGAGTTCTTTGGGCGCTGATGGTTCGGTAGCCTATGGCGTATCGGCTGACGGCCATTTCATCGTCGGCACTGCGTTCGCGAACGGCAATCAATATGCGTTCAAGTACAGCGATGCGACCGGCATGGTCAATCTGGGCACACTGGGTGGCGTTCAATCCTACGCCAAGGCCGCATCCGCTGATGGCAAGGTGGTCGTGGGGTTCGCCGGCGTCTCCAGTAACAACCCTCACGCCTTCAAGCACACCGACGCCACCGGCATGATCGACCTGGGCACCTTGGGAGGACTTACCTCACAGGCTACGGGCGTGTCCGCTGACGGCTCCGTTGTCGTAGGCGATTCGACTACCACCAATGGCGACTATCGTGCGTTCAAGCACACCGATGCGATGGGCATGATCGATCTGGGCACCCTGGATGCGGGCAACAGCGGCTACTCCTTTGCCACCGCCGTGTCCGCGGACGGCAGCATCGTCGTGGGATACGCTGATATCGATGCCAGCACAGACACGCAACACGCCTTCAAGCACACCGACGCGAACGGCATGATCGATCTGGGCACCCTGGGAGGGCAGACCTCACAGGCATTCGGCATCTCTGCTGACGGCCATGTTGTCGTGGGAATGGCCCAGACAGCTATAGGCGGCACTCAAGCGTTCAAGCACACTGACGCTGCCGGCATGGTCGGCCTGGACTCCTGGGGTGGCGATTCCTTCGCTTATGGCACTTCCTCCGACGGTAGCGTCATCGTAGGTGTAGCCGCGACGGCCACTGGCTATGTCCATGCATTCCGGCACACCGATGCCAGCGGCATGGTCGACCTGGGCACCCTGGGCGGTGAAACGTCAGCGGCGACCGGCGTCTCCGCTGACGGCAATGTTGTCGTGGGCCTCAGCCTTACGGGTGAAGGAGCCATGCACGCCGCGCTATGGAAAATCACCGAAACAGGCTCCCACCTTGTCGACCTGGACAACACCCGCACCGCCATGGCCAAGAACGCCGATCGGGCCTGGGGGATGCTCGATTTGCGCAGCGAACAGCTGGCTCGATTGATGAGCCAGGAATGCCAGATCGACAGTGGCTCGTTCTGTATCGGTGTGGGCCCAAGCTACAGCCGCAACAGCGTGGCCAGGCAGACCAGCATGAGCCTGACCCTGGGGGTTCGTCCCACCGAGCATCTGCGCCTTGGCGTCACCCTGGATCAGGACCTCGATCGGCAACTGCCGGACAACTACGCCAAGGCAGGGTCGGCAGCACCGGCGGTCGCCCTCTTCGCCGCCGTTGATGAAACAGGCCACGGGCTGGGTTGGCAGGGCCGTGTGGCCGCAGCCTATGTGTCTTCCAAGGTCGACATTACACGCGAACAACTGGCTTACACCGAGGCCGGCCAAGGACGTTCGAGCCTGCGCGGCAAGTCCTTGAGCATCGAAGGCGCCTACGGCGTGATGCTCAATGCAATGACCCTGACGCCGTATCTGGGCCTCAGCCAGACTCAGGTCAGCCGCCAGGGCTATCGTGAAAACAGCGGCGCGGTGTTTGCGGCCAGCTACGCGAAAATGGGCCGCACGACCACCAGCCTGAACCTCGGTGTACGGGGCGCCAAAAAGCTCACCCGGCAGCTGGAACTCAGTGCCAACCTGGAGCTGACCCAGGACCTGCGCAACAAGCGCGATGCCTTTCAAGCCCAAATGGAGTACCTGGGGCGCTACACCTACCAGGCCGGAAAACAGCACGACGCTCGCCTGGGGGCCGGCACGGGAGTGAGCTATGCCCTGAACGAACACAGCGCCGTGCATACGGGCGTGTTCTGGGCGCAGCAGCCAGGTGGCAGTGATGTGACCGGTATTCAGACAGCCTTCACTTACCAGTTCTGA
- a CDS encoding glutathione S-transferase, whose amino-acid sequence MSTLQTPGATLYSFRRCPYAMRARLALRYAGVPMRIVEVSLKAKPAEMLALSAKGTVPVLALEDRVIDESLEIMHWALAQHDPEDWRLTADPTAQAQMAALIAENDQVFKVHLNRYKYAERYPEAPMEHYRAQGEAFLARLDSLLQQRRYLLAAHPSLADMALLPFVRQFAHVDREWFAQTPYRSLQEWLQEQLASELFLAVMAKQ is encoded by the coding sequence ATGAGCACGCTGCAAACGCCGGGGGCGACCCTCTACTCCTTCCGCCGCTGCCCCTACGCCATGCGTGCGCGGCTGGCCCTGCGCTATGCCGGGGTGCCAATGCGGATTGTCGAAGTCAGCCTCAAGGCCAAGCCGGCCGAGATGCTCGCGCTGTCGGCCAAGGGTACGGTGCCGGTGCTGGCACTGGAGGATCGGGTGATCGATGAAAGCCTGGAGATCATGCACTGGGCCCTGGCCCAGCATGACCCCGAGGATTGGCGGCTCACGGCGGACCCGACGGCCCAGGCGCAGATGGCGGCGCTGATTGCCGAGAATGACCAGGTGTTCAAGGTGCACCTCAATCGCTACAAGTACGCCGAGCGCTACCCCGAGGCGCCCATGGAGCACTACCGGGCCCAGGGCGAGGCGTTTCTGGCGCGCCTCGATAGCCTGTTGCAGCAGCGCCGCTATCTGCTGGCGGCGCATCCGAGCCTGGCGGACATGGCGCTGCTGCCGTTTGTTCGCCAGTTTGCCCATGTGGACCGGGAGTGGTTTGCCCAGACGCCTTATCGCTCCTTGCAGGAGTGGTTGCAGGAGCAACTCGCATCAGAGTTGTTCCTGGCAGTCATGGCCAAACAATAA
- a CDS encoding AAA family ATPase, which yields MKILAIRLKNLASLAGPFEIDFTAEPLASAGLFAITGPTGAGKSTLLDALCLALFGAVPRLNNIGRETKVPEVDSEILTSDPRTLLRRGTGSGYAEVDFVGIDGRRYRARWETNRARDKATGKLQGSRQNLTDLDSEQLLSNQSKSEYKQLIEARLGLNFEQFTRAVMLAQSEFSAFLKADDKERSELLEKLTNTAVYSQLGRRAYSKSKEAEDAHKELKAQASGISPLEPEARAELEQQLSQAQQQLKEQQAQLRQLEAQHVWLKELRQWQEARQSAAEQLQAAEQDAQALAPERLRLQRLEQLAPQRHQFLRQAELGASLLPLRQQIQQQVEQQGALQQQQERLQQQLQDAGTALSQAQEQHSTSAPLLREAFAEQANLERLGQSLAQAEAQRSRAEQASTEGQQGIQQLLEKQRLVGERLERIAGQLAHSVALAPLSDAWNAYRERLQQLMLIGNRLHQGQAELPALEQRASSAAQQLSEQRTQLELLYSEAGAEPQAVAEQIQLLGTLLQDNRKQQRAVEELARLWAQQRELDQRGQALQDRQQAVAAQREELNKVGLQAKAELVVAEQTLSVTQALLERQRLARSASVEELRGQLQSDQPCPVCGSVEHPYHQPEALLQSLGRHDENEEASARKTVDSLKEQLNELRAQVQGLIAQQKEFLQQQEQLASQQQALAPSLQAHPLSASLLDQDPPKRDAWLQQQLDQLQQSITQDENRQGALLTLQKDAARLQNQLQAAIDASQQAAQHLDKQQQQLNADRQRLDEELASFSHLLPAEVLDGLRRDPASTFMQLDQQVLQRIEQLREQQEEAEEQQQRQLTLEKEQDRQLTRQQQLAEAQQQFDTLHQQQQACQHRLAELLGQQPSAEHWQQHLEQAVDQARSAQALAQQQQQALHQQAIELGAELKAREERLQALESEQQQLAASIEQWRAGHPELDDAGLQQLLELDEEQVQQLRQRLQDNDKAIEQAKVLLQERQQRLEQHQAQHNGNLETEQLAQALEQLQQQAQASEQQVADLRARQSEDQRRQAANQALNQRLEQAYAQWQRWARLSALIGSAEGDKFRKIAQAYNLDLLVHHANAQLRQLVRRYRLKRGGSMLGLLVLDTEMGDELRSVHSLSGGETFLVSLALALGLASMASSTLKIESLFIDEGFGSLDPESLQLAMDALDGLQAQGRKVAVISHVQEMHERIPVQIKVSRQGNGLSTLEVK from the coding sequence ATGAAGATCCTGGCCATCCGCCTGAAGAACCTGGCCTCCCTGGCCGGCCCCTTCGAGATCGACTTCACCGCCGAGCCCCTGGCCAGCGCCGGGCTGTTCGCCATTACCGGGCCCACCGGCGCCGGCAAGAGCACCCTGCTGGATGCCCTGTGCCTGGCGCTGTTCGGCGCGGTGCCGCGGCTGAACAACATCGGCCGCGAGACCAAGGTCCCCGAGGTCGACAGCGAGATCCTCACCAGCGACCCGCGCACCCTGCTGCGCCGCGGCACCGGCAGCGGCTATGCCGAGGTGGATTTTGTCGGCATCGACGGCCGTCGCTACCGCGCCCGCTGGGAAACCAACCGCGCCCGCGACAAAGCCACCGGCAAGCTGCAAGGCAGCCGGCAGAACCTCACCGACCTTGACAGCGAACAGCTGCTGAGCAACCAGAGCAAGAGCGAATACAAGCAACTGATCGAGGCCCGCCTGGGGCTCAACTTCGAACAGTTCACCCGGGCGGTGATGCTGGCCCAGAGCGAGTTCAGCGCCTTTCTCAAGGCCGACGACAAGGAACGCAGCGAGCTGCTGGAAAAGCTCACCAACACTGCGGTCTACAGCCAGTTGGGGCGCCGCGCCTACAGCAAGAGCAAGGAGGCCGAAGACGCCCACAAGGAGCTCAAGGCCCAGGCCAGCGGCATCAGCCCGCTGGAGCCCGAAGCCCGGGCCGAGCTTGAACAGCAGTTGAGCCAGGCCCAGCAACAGCTCAAGGAGCAACAGGCCCAGCTCAGGCAGTTGGAAGCCCAGCACGTCTGGCTCAAGGAACTACGCCAGTGGCAGGAAGCCCGGCAGAGCGCCGCCGAACAACTGCAAGCGGCCGAACAGGACGCCCAGGCCCTGGCCCCGGAGCGCCTGCGCCTGCAACGCCTGGAACAACTGGCGCCGCAGCGGCACCAGTTCCTGCGCCAGGCAGAGCTGGGCGCCAGCCTGCTGCCGTTGCGCCAGCAGATCCAGCAGCAGGTCGAACAGCAAGGCGCCCTGCAACAACAGCAGGAACGCCTGCAACAGCAACTGCAGGACGCCGGCACGGCCCTGTCCCAGGCCCAGGAACAGCACAGCACCAGCGCCCCGTTGCTGCGCGAAGCCTTTGCCGAACAGGCCAACCTGGAGCGACTGGGGCAGAGCCTGGCCCAGGCCGAGGCCCAACGCAGCCGCGCCGAGCAGGCCAGCACCGAGGGCCAGCAAGGCATCCAGCAACTGCTGGAAAAACAGCGCCTGGTGGGCGAACGCCTGGAGCGGATCGCCGGGCAACTGGCCCACAGCGTCGCCCTCGCCCCCTTGAGCGACGCCTGGAACGCCTACCGCGAACGCCTGCAACAGCTGATGCTGATCGGCAATCGCCTGCACCAGGGCCAGGCCGAACTGCCGGCCCTGGAACAGCGCGCCAGCAGCGCCGCCCAGCAACTGAGCGAGCAACGCACGCAGCTCGAACTGCTCTACAGCGAAGCCGGGGCCGAGCCCCAGGCGGTGGCCGAGCAGATCCAGTTGCTCGGCACCCTGCTCCAGGACAACCGCAAGCAGCAGCGCGCCGTCGAAGAGCTGGCCCGGCTCTGGGCCCAGCAACGCGAACTGGACCAGCGCGGCCAGGCCCTGCAGGACAGGCAGCAGGCGGTGGCCGCCCAGCGCGAGGAGCTGAACAAGGTCGGCCTGCAGGCCAAGGCCGAGCTGGTGGTGGCCGAGCAGACCCTGAGCGTCACCCAGGCCCTGCTGGAGCGCCAGCGGCTGGCCCGCAGCGCCAGCGTCGAGGAATTGCGCGGGCAATTGCAGAGCGACCAGCCGTGCCCGGTGTGCGGCAGCGTCGAGCACCCCTACCACCAGCCTGAAGCCTTGCTGCAGAGCCTCGGACGCCACGACGAGAACGAGGAAGCCAGCGCCCGCAAGACGGTGGACAGCCTCAAGGAACAGCTCAACGAACTGCGGGCCCAGGTCCAGGGGCTGATCGCCCAGCAGAAGGAATTCCTCCAGCAGCAGGAACAGCTGGCGAGCCAGCAGCAGGCCCTGGCCCCGAGCCTGCAAGCCCACCCCTTGAGCGCCAGCCTCCTGGATCAGGACCCGCCCAAGCGCGACGCCTGGCTGCAACAGCAACTCGACCAGCTGCAGCAGAGCATCACCCAGGACGAAAACCGCCAGGGCGCCCTGCTGACCCTGCAAAAAGATGCCGCGCGCCTGCAAAACCAGCTGCAGGCGGCAATCGACGCCAGCCAGCAGGCCGCCCAGCACCTGGACAAGCAACAGCAGCAACTGAACGCCGACCGCCAGCGCCTGGACGAGGAACTGGCCAGCTTCAGCCACTTGCTGCCGGCAGAGGTCCTCGACGGCCTGCGCCGCGACCCGGCCAGCACCTTCATGCAGCTCGACCAGCAGGTGCTGCAACGCATCGAGCAACTGCGCGAGCAGCAGGAAGAGGCCGAAGAACAGCAACAGCGCCAGCTGACCCTGGAAAAGGAACAGGACCGCCAGTTGACCCGCCAGCAGCAACTGGCCGAGGCCCAACAGCAGTTCGACACCCTGCACCAGCAGCAACAGGCCTGCCAGCACAGGCTCGCCGAACTGCTGGGCCAGCAACCCAGCGCCGAGCACTGGCAGCAGCACCTGGAGCAAGCCGTGGACCAGGCCCGCAGCGCCCAGGCCCTGGCCCAGCAACAGCAGCAGGCACTGCACCAGCAAGCGATCGAGTTGGGCGCCGAGCTCAAGGCCCGGGAAGAACGCCTGCAAGCCCTGGAAAGCGAACAACAGCAGCTGGCCGCCAGCATCGAGCAGTGGCGCGCCGGGCACCCGGAACTGGATGACGCCGGCCTGCAACAGTTGCTGGAGCTGGACGAAGAACAGGTGCAGCAACTGCGCCAGCGCCTGCAAGACAACGACAAGGCCATCGAGCAGGCCAAGGTCCTGCTGCAGGAACGCCAGCAGCGCCTGGAACAGCATCAGGCCCAGCACAACGGCAACCTGGAGACCGAGCAACTGGCCCAGGCCCTGGAACAGCTGCAGCAACAGGCCCAGGCCAGCGAACAACAGGTGGCGGACCTGCGTGCACGGCAAAGCGAGGACCAGCGCCGCCAGGCCGCCAACCAGGCCCTCAACCAACGCCTTGAACAGGCCTACGCCCAGTGGCAGCGCTGGGCCCGGCTCAGCGCCCTGATCGGCTCGGCCGAAGGCGACAAGTTCCGCAAGATCGCCCAGGCCTACAACCTCGACCTGCTGGTGCACCACGCCAATGCCCAACTGCGCCAACTGGTGCGCCGCTACCGCCTCAAGCGCGGTGGCAGCATGCTCGGCCTGCTGGTGCTGGACACCGAAATGGGCGACGAACTGCGCTCGGTGCACTCGCTGTCCGGCGGCGAAACCTTCCTGGTGTCCCTGGCCCTGGCCCTGGGGCTGGCCTCCATGGCTTCCAGCACCCTGAAGATCGAATCGCTGTTCATCGACGAAGGCTTCGGCAGCCTCGACCCCGAGTCCCTGCAACTGGCCATGGATGCCCTCGACGGCCTGCAGGCCCAGGGCCGCAAGGTGGCGGTGATCTCCCACGTACAGGAAATGCACGAACGGATTCCGGTACAGATCAAGGTCAGCCGCCAGGGCAATGGCCTGAGCACCCTGGAGGTGAAATGA